The Heterodontus francisci isolate sHetFra1 chromosome 33, sHetFra1.hap1, whole genome shotgun sequence genome has a segment encoding these proteins:
- the pgap3 gene encoding post-GPI attachment to proteins factor 3: MWAGALSVCCLVLTSCGLTTVGCSQGDREPYYRQCVRLCERQNCTGARYRAFRKLQPLHMLVTGWTCADDCKYNCMWATVGLYVKEGHNVPQFHGKWPFYRFLFFQEPASAVASMLNGLANLVMLGRYRAAVPTESPMYHSCISFAMVTLNAWVWSTVFHTRDTPLTEKMDYFCASSVVLYSIYLCCVRTLGLYHPWTSSLFGALLIILFACHVWYLTYVNFDYGYNMVASILIGLINLLWWLSWCLWNCARLHYVWKCIIVVVMLHGLALLELLDFPPVLWVFDAHAVWHFSTIPVPFLFYSFLVDDSLHLLNVKAE, from the exons ATGTGGGCTGGTGCCTTGTCCGTTTGTTGTCTGGTGCTGACCTCCTGCGGCCTAACCACCGTCGGCTGCTCCCAGGGGGACCGGGAGCCGTATTACCGCCAGTGTGTCCGGCTGTGCGAGCGGCAAAACTGTACCGGCGCCAGGTACCGGGCCTTCCGCAAGTTACAGCCTCTCCACATGCTGGTGACAG GATGGACCTGTGCTGATGACTGTAAGTACAACTGTATGTGGGCGACAGTGGGACTGTACGTTAAAGAAGGGCACAATGTGCCTCAATTTCATGGCAAG TGGCCCTTCTACCGATTCCTCTTCTTCCAGGAACCTGCCTCAGCCGTTGCCTCCATGCTGAATGGACTGGCCAACTTGGTGATGTTGGGCAGGTATCGGGCAGCAGTGCCTACAGAGTCTCCGATGTACCATTCGTGCATCTCCTTCGCCATG GTTACCCTCAATGCCTGGGTGTGGTCCACAGTGTTCCACACACGTGACACCCCACTAACAGAG AAGATGGATTACTTCTGTGCTTCGTCTGTGGTGCTGTACTCCATCTACCTGTGCTGTGTCCG GACGCTGGGTCTGTATCACCCCTGGACGTCCAGTCTCTTTGGGGCACTGCTCATCATATTGTTCGCTTGTCACGTCTGGTACCTCACCTATGTGAATTTCGACTATGGGTACAACATGGTTGCCAGCATTTTGATAG GATTGATTAACCTGCTGTGGTGGCTCAgctggtgcctgtggaactgtgctcGCCTGCACTATGTGTGGAAGTGTATAATTGTTGTGGTGATGCTGCATGGACTGGCTTTGCTGGAGCTCCTGGACTTCCCTCCAGTGCTGTGGGTGTTCGATGCTCATGCAGTCTGGCACTTCAGCACCATCCCTGTGCCGTTCCTCTTCTACAG ctTTCTGGTTGATGACAGTCTGCATCTTCTCAATGTGAAAGCAGAGTAA